In Clostridium sp. JN-1, one genomic interval encodes:
- a CDS encoding TetR/AcrR family transcriptional regulator, translating into MPKSFADSFGNFNYNIFTILTEVFINNPQDIEKYIPTDERIDYLIANRKRLLILLRYSKGTIYENLKEKMIENIIQCQSVFLQKSDLLDNCNIGKKFKIIRMVFENILNMLLDSLEDDIGVEERRYIIKFSYEYNLCGFKRLVKEYVK; encoded by the coding sequence TTGCCAAAATCTTTTGCAGATTCATTTGGAAACTTCAATTATAATATATTTACGATTTTAACAGAAGTGTTTATAAATAATCCTCAAGACATAGAAAAGTATATTCCAACAGATGAACGTATAGATTATTTAATAGCAAATCGTAAAAGATTATTAATTTTGTTAAGGTACAGCAAAGGAACAATTTATGAAAATTTGAAAGAAAAGATGATAGAAAATATAATCCAATGTCAAAGTGTATTTTTACAAAAATCTGATTTGCTGGATAATTGTAATATAGGTAAAAAGTTTAAAATTATAAGAATGGTATTTGAAAATATACTTAATATGTTGCTTGATTCATTGGAAGATGATATAGGTGTAGAGGAACGAAGATATATAATAAAATTTTCTTATGAATATAACTTATGTGGATTTAAGAGGTTAGTTAAAGAATATGTTAAGTAA
- a CDS encoding response regulator transcription factor — translation MNKRVRILVVEDDNDINKLLCSIFENKGYRARAAFSGTEALMCVENKSWDMILLDLMIPGLSGEETILKIRGITKAPIIIVSAKTSKRTKLELLEKGADDFICKPFDPDEVAARVNSNLRRYLEFSTDDERKNNILSYKDITLNTESKEVKVGQTIITLTAREFAVLELLLTNPNKVYSKANIFESIWGEEFLGGDNTVNVHVSRLRNKLSRANNNGEDYIETVWAMGYRLRK, via the coding sequence ATGAATAAAAGGGTTAGAATTTTAGTAGTTGAAGATGACAATGATATTAATAAATTACTTTGTAGTATTTTTGAAAATAAGGGATATAGAGCTAGAGCGGCTTTTTCAGGAACAGAAGCTTTAATGTGTGTGGAAAACAAAAGTTGGGATATGATCTTATTAGATCTGATGATTCCAGGGCTTAGTGGAGAAGAAACTATATTAAAAATAAGGGGAATCACAAAAGCTCCAATTATTATTGTTAGTGCAAAAACATCTAAAAGGACTAAACTAGAATTATTAGAAAAGGGAGCAGATGACTTTATTTGTAAGCCTTTTGATCCAGATGAAGTGGCTGCAAGGGTTAACTCTAATTTGAGAAGATATTTAGAATTTTCCACAGATGATGAAAGGAAAAATAACATTTTAAGTTATAAAGATATTACTTTAAATACAGAAAGTAAGGAAGTAAAAGTTGGACAAACTATAATTACATTAACAGCAAGAGAATTTGCAGTATTGGAGTTATTATTAACTAATCCTAATAAGGTGTACAGTAAAGCTAACATTTTTGAAAGTATATGGGGAGAAGAATTCTTAGGTGGCGATAATACTGTAAATGTACATGTAAGTAGGTTAAGAAATAAGCTATCTAGAGCTAATAATAATGGTGAAGATTACATAGAAACAGTTTGGGCAATGGGGTATAGATTAAGGAAATAG
- a CDS encoding ABC transporter ATP-binding protein: MNEYVIRSNRITKIYKKHKVLDNISINIKKGDIYGFVGKNGAGKTTMIRVLTGLVIPNEGQVELFGSSEEKEVIKERRRIGTLIESPQLYPNMTAKENLELIKIQRGIPGTKCIDEVLDLVGLNNTAKKKTKNFSLGMKQRLGIAVALLSDPELLILDEPINGLDPIGIKEIRELLIKLNKERGTTILISSHILSELTQISNRYGFINDGKLIEEVTASELSNKCRMYLHLKINDSSDVSIILENELGIKDYEVFPDNIIRIYNEFDGEKITLALAKHNIGVKEIMKMGESLEDYFTKLVGGEDNE; this comes from the coding sequence ATGAATGAATATGTAATTAGATCTAATAGAATCACGAAAATATATAAAAAACATAAGGTGCTAGACAATATATCTATTAATATTAAGAAAGGTGATATATATGGATTCGTAGGAAAAAATGGTGCTGGTAAAACAACTATGATCAGGGTACTTACAGGACTTGTTATACCTAATGAGGGACAAGTTGAACTATTTGGAAGTAGTGAAGAGAAAGAAGTTATAAAAGAAAGAAGAAGAATTGGTACATTAATAGAATCACCGCAGCTATATCCAAATATGACCGCAAAAGAAAATCTTGAACTTATAAAAATTCAAAGAGGAATTCCAGGAACTAAATGTATTGATGAAGTTTTAGATTTAGTAGGACTTAATAATACAGCAAAAAAGAAAACTAAAAATTTTTCACTAGGAATGAAACAGCGACTAGGAATTGCTGTGGCACTTTTAAGTGATCCAGAACTTTTGATTTTAGATGAACCTATAAATGGACTGGACCCAATTGGAATAAAAGAAATAAGAGAACTTTTAATTAAATTAAATAAAGAAAGAGGAACTACCATTTTAATATCAAGTCATATATTATCTGAACTTACTCAAATTTCAAATAGATATGGTTTTATAAATGACGGAAAATTAATTGAAGAGGTAACCGCAAGTGAACTTTCTAATAAATGTAGAATGTATCTTCACCTTAAAATAAACGATTCTTCAGATGTTTCAATTATTCTAGAAAATGAACTTGGAATAAAAGATTATGAAGTTTTCCCAGATAACATTATAAGAATATACAATGAATTTGACGGGGAAAAAATTACTTTGGCTCTAGCTAAGCATAACATAGGAGTTAAGGAAATAATGAAAATGGGTGAATCCCTAGAAGATTATTTTACTAAATTAGTTGGAGGCGAAGATAATGAGTAA
- a CDS encoding ABC transporter permease yields MSNLIRGEFYKLRKSKYLIAIILAILAVIFILPKGFDANMTSMRGSLPEQVANGIYSIGYAFAWIPMTSFIFALFAGEFIAKDLKNTMSKSFIYGYKRSKVILSKLIVFIISFLFLELIYITSLCIYASINYGFCRTLNYSTILYLIRVIGIGIMYSAATMSIVYMIAIITKSNVCTTISPFLFMLAMAALNDKEPTASIIKFIFPFMSGSEAMARFAPKSVIITGITSSIVIFAVTTLISILYVKYEDIK; encoded by the coding sequence ATGAGTAATTTAATTAGAGGAGAATTTTATAAATTAAGAAAAAGTAAGTATCTTATTGCAATTATATTAGCAATATTGGCGGTTATATTTATTTTGCCTAAAGGTTTTGATGCAAATATGACAAGTATGAGAGGTTCACTTCCTGAACAAGTCGCAAATGGAATATATTCAATAGGTTATGCATTTGCATGGATTCCAATGACAAGTTTTATATTTGCTTTATTTGCGGGAGAATTTATCGCCAAAGATTTAAAAAATACTATGAGCAAAAGTTTTATTTATGGATATAAGAGAAGTAAAGTTATATTAAGTAAATTAATAGTTTTTATAATATCTTTTTTGTTTTTAGAATTAATATATATAACGTCTTTATGTATATATGCTTCAATTAACTATGGATTTTGTAGAACTTTAAATTATAGTACTATATTATATTTAATTAGAGTGATTGGTATTGGAATAATGTATAGTGCAGCAACCATGTCTATAGTTTATATGATTGCTATAATAACAAAAAGTAATGTGTGCACAACTATTTCACCATTTTTATTTATGTTAGCAATGGCAGCATTAAATGATAAAGAACCTACCGCCTCAATAATTAAATTTATATTCCCTTTTATGAGCGGCAGTGAGGCAATGGCTAGATTTGCACCAAAATCAGTTATTATAACGGGGATAACTTCATCAATAGTAATTTTTGCAGTAACAACATTAATAAGTATTTTATATGTAAAGTATGAAGATATTAAATAA
- a CDS encoding HAMP domain-containing sensor histidine kinase yields the protein MYLLAIILFIIFIIILSIVMCIKLFAYKRQIRYITDQIREFKERKTNKKINTEIKDKNIEELAYEINEYLELYKKNEQEKIVFENTLKQGIANMSHDLRTPLTSIIGYLKLLQNDEIDKKEALDILKDKTNKLNVLINDFFELASIESEDYELDMTKVNLTNVLNDEILSLYEAFQSKGFEPNINILDKPIFIIGDKDSLERIIDNLLSNTLKYAEKDIEINLKESNDKVILKISNICTSIDEKDVLHMFDRFYVADKVRKEQGIGLGLSIVKSLMEKMDGIITSKFEQNRVSIICEWECIK from the coding sequence ATGTATTTATTAGCTATTATCTTATTTATAATTTTTATAATTATACTTTCAATAGTAATGTGTATTAAATTATTTGCATATAAAAGGCAAATACGGTATATCACGGATCAGATAAGAGAGTTTAAGGAGAGAAAAACAAATAAAAAGATTAATACTGAAATAAAAGATAAAAATATAGAAGAACTTGCTTATGAGATTAATGAGTACCTAGAACTTTATAAAAAAAATGAACAGGAAAAGATAGTATTTGAAAATACATTAAAACAAGGAATAGCTAATATGTCTCATGATTTAAGAACTCCATTAACTTCAATAATAGGGTACTTAAAGTTACTTCAAAATGATGAAATAGATAAAAAAGAAGCGCTGGATATACTTAAGGATAAAACTAATAAATTAAATGTACTTATAAATGATTTTTTTGAGCTAGCTTCAATAGAAAGTGAAGATTATGAATTAGATATGACAAAAGTAAACCTAACTAATGTATTAAATGATGAAATCTTATCACTTTATGAGGCTTTTCAAAGCAAAGGATTTGAACCAAATATAAATATTTTGGATAAACCAATTTTTATAATAGGTGATAAAGACAGCTTAGAGAGAATAATAGATAATTTACTTTCTAATACATTGAAATATGCAGAAAAAGACATCGAAATAAATTTAAAAGAATCTAATGATAAAGTTATTTTAAAAATCTCCAATATATGTACAAGCATTGATGAAAAAGATGTATTGCATATGTTTGATAGATTTTATGTGGCAGATAAGGTAAGAAAAGAACAAGGAATAGGACTTGGCCTTTCTATTGTAAAAAGTTTAATGGAAAAAATGGACGGAATCATAACTTCAAAGTTTGAACAAAATAGAGTTTCCATAATATGCGAGTGGGAATGTATAAAATAA
- a CDS encoding response regulator transcription factor: MPKILLVEDDKNISEMITEYLINDTYEITQVYDGESAIDEFRAHSYDLVLLDLMIPKINGMNVMKKIREHDVTPIIIITAKDNDTDKAMGLGFGADDYLTKPFSLIELSARIKANIRRVTKYNKEKSGHEDEIIYVKDLEINIYKHSVIKEGKQLNLTCKEFEILKLLASNLGRVFSKEQIYNQVWKDPYYGDENVINVHMKRLRNKLSDGKSNFEYIKTLWGIGYKMEEK, from the coding sequence TTGCCTAAAATATTATTAGTAGAAGATGATAAAAATATAAGCGAAATGATTACTGAGTATTTAATAAATGACACATATGAGATTACACAAGTTTATGACGGAGAATCAGCAATTGATGAATTTCGAGCACATTCCTATGATTTGGTTTTGTTAGATTTAATGATTCCTAAAATTAATGGCATGAATGTTATGAAGAAAATAAGAGAGCATGATGTTACACCTATTATTATTATAACAGCTAAAGATAATGATACAGATAAGGCAATGGGGTTAGGATTTGGAGCAGATGATTATTTAACAAAACCATTTTCTTTAATTGAACTTTCAGCAAGAATTAAAGCAAATATAAGGCGTGTAACAAAGTATAACAAAGAAAAAAGTGGTCATGAAGATGAGATAATTTATGTGAAGGACTTGGAAATTAATATATATAAACACTCTGTTATTAAAGAAGGAAAACAATTAAATTTGACTTGTAAAGAATTCGAAATTTTAAAGCTGCTTGCTTCAAATTTGGGAAGAGTTTTTTCAAAAGAACAAATTTACAATCAAGTTTGGAAGGATCCTTATTATGGAGATGAAAATGTCATTAATGTACATATGAAAAGATTAAGAAATAAATTATCTGATGGTAAATCTAATTTTGAATATATTAAGACTTTGTGGGGAATTGGATATAAGATGGAGGAAAAATAG
- a CDS encoding sensor histidine kinase translates to MIILLCVLILILGTSYILEHRKYTLQSKQIQYISNKIESIIKNETRELILIPTENESIKSIASSVNHLLDYSNQNKSAYEHSKISMMRMLSNISHDLKTPLTTLKGYVEMLRIRFNNDQMIMKVDLRINEVVELINKFFNLAKLESGDKILNIVKVNACEICRKNMFELYNILSQEEFHVDINIPEKPIYVSADEEALNRVLKNILNNAIEYGSDGKYIGISIDAYENTVCIEIEDHGKGILEKDKENVFERLYTLEDSRSKDYQGSGLGLTISKELIEHMNGKIELTSIPNNKTIFNIILPKEK, encoded by the coding sequence ATGATAATATTATTATGTGTGTTAATTTTAATATTAGGGACAAGTTATATATTGGAACATAGAAAATATACTCTTCAATCAAAACAAATTCAATATATATCTAACAAAATAGAATCTATTATTAAAAATGAAACAAGAGAATTAATTTTGATTCCTACAGAAAATGAATCAATAAAATCTATTGCGTCAAGTGTTAATCATTTATTGGATTATAGCAATCAGAATAAGAGTGCATATGAACATTCTAAGATATCTATGATGAGAATGTTATCAAATATTTCACATGATTTGAAGACCCCCTTAACTACTTTAAAAGGATATGTGGAAATGTTAAGGATTAGATTCAATAATGATCAGATGATTATGAAAGTTGATTTGAGAATTAATGAAGTTGTGGAATTAATAAATAAATTTTTTAATCTTGCTAAGTTAGAATCTGGTGATAAAATACTTAATATTGTTAAGGTAAATGCATGTGAAATATGCAGAAAAAATATGTTTGAACTTTATAATATACTTTCGCAGGAAGAATTTCATGTTGATATTAATATACCGGAAAAACCTATTTATGTTAGTGCAGATGAAGAAGCATTGAATCGTGTATTAAAAAATATATTGAATAATGCTATTGAATATGGAAGTGATGGGAAATACATAGGTATAAGTATTGATGCATATGAAAACACAGTTTGTATTGAAATTGAAGATCATGGCAAGGGAATTTTGGAAAAAGATAAAGAGAATGTTTTTGAAAGATTGTATACATTAGAAGATTCAAGAAGTAAAGATTATCAAGGCAGCGGATTGGGATTAACAATATCGAAGGAACTTATTGAACATATGAATGGAAAAATTGAGCTAACTAGCATTCCAAATAATAAAACAATATTTAATATAATATTACCAAAAGAAAAATAG
- a CDS encoding ABC transporter ATP-binding protein, with protein MDYILKTNGLTKIYKDKKVVDNVEMHIRKGEIYGFLGPNGAGKSTILKMILNLVRPSKGQIILFGKEVNDNNFETLKRIGSIIESPYFYSKLTGRENLELHCDYMGYHNIERIDEVLSLVGLLDIEGKAVCNYSLGMKQRLAIARAILAKPEFLILDEPINGLDPEGIKEVRSLIKALNEKYGMTIIISSHILSEIELIADTVGIIKNGKLLEEVSMEKVHEYSSEFIELEVNNPSKAGYLIKEEMGISNYKMISENKIRIYDMEKSPKVISRVLIENGVELESIGKKESTLEEYFLKLIQEDNYAAIN; from the coding sequence ATGGATTATATATTAAAAACAAATGGACTTACTAAAATATATAAAGATAAGAAAGTAGTAGACAATGTAGAAATGCATATAAGAAAAGGTGAAATTTACGGATTTCTAGGCCCAAATGGAGCAGGAAAAAGTACAATACTTAAAATGATCCTTAATTTAGTAAGACCCAGTAAAGGGCAAATTATTCTTTTTGGAAAAGAAGTTAATGACAATAACTTTGAAACCTTAAAAAGGATAGGTTCTATTATAGAAAGCCCTTATTTTTACAGTAAATTAACAGGGAGGGAAAATCTAGAGCTTCATTGCGATTACATGGGTTATCACAATATAGAAAGAATAGATGAAGTTTTAAGCTTAGTAGGGTTATTGGATATTGAAGGAAAGGCAGTTTGCAATTATTCATTAGGTATGAAACAAAGATTAGCAATTGCAAGAGCAATTCTTGCAAAACCAGAATTTCTTATATTGGATGAGCCAATTAATGGCTTGGATCCAGAGGGGATTAAGGAAGTTCGTTCACTTATAAAAGCATTAAATGAAAAATACGGAATGACAATAATTATTTCAAGTCATATCCTTTCTGAAATAGAATTAATTGCAGATACAGTTGGTATTATAAAAAATGGTAAGTTATTAGAAGAAGTATCTATGGAGAAAGTTCATGAGTATAGCAGCGAATTTATAGAATTAGAAGTAAATAATCCAAGTAAAGCAGGATACTTAATTAAAGAAGAAATGGGGATTTCAAACTATAAGATGATTTCTGAAAACAAAATTCGCATATATGATATGGAGAAGTCCCCGAAGGTAATTTCAAGAGTACTCATTGAAAACGGTGTTGAATTAGAAAGCATAGGTAAAAAGGAAAGCACTTTGGAAGAATATTTCTTGAAATTGATACAGGAGGATAATTATGCTGCAATTAATTAA
- a CDS encoding ABC transporter permease, with product MLQLIKLEIKKYKLKRYIKGVIIAILCIMAFLTMSFIDNKVNTPNDLDTYESVIWMINILSFDVSLIFSSTIIGKIIIGEYRDKTILVMFSYPINRKKIMLAKLFIVVVFAMLCVLVSNILCILYTVILDSIVDVAAGNFSFSYISAASLTFLAFTVMAGIMSLLPFIVGMKKKSVPSTVVTAVVISALMQPVIGHDPELTETLAKLIIITLITLFFAAYTIIKRINNIDDADAA from the coding sequence ATGCTGCAATTAATTAAATTGGAAATAAAGAAATATAAACTTAAAAGGTATATTAAAGGAGTAATTATAGCTATTCTTTGTATAATGGCTTTTTTAACTATGTCATTTATTGATAACAAGGTAAATACACCAAATGATTTAGATACATATGAAAGTGTTATATGGATGATAAATATTTTATCATTTGATGTTTCTTTGATATTTTCTTCAACAATAATTGGAAAGATTATTATAGGAGAATATAGGGATAAAACAATTTTAGTAATGTTTTCTTATCCCATAAATAGAAAAAAAATAATGTTGGCAAAACTATTTATAGTTGTTGTATTTGCAATGTTATGTGTACTTGTTAGCAATATATTGTGCATACTATATACAGTAATTTTAGATTCTATTGTGGATGTGGCTGCAGGAAATTTTAGTTTTAGTTATATTTCTGCTGCATCTTTAACATTCTTGGCATTTACTGTAATGGCAGGAATCATGTCATTACTTCCCTTTATTGTTGGCATGAAGAAAAAATCAGTACCTTCAACAGTTGTAACAGCAGTTGTAATATCAGCTTTAATGCAGCCTGTAATAGGGCATGATCCAGAATTAACAGAAACGCTTGCTAAATTAATTATTATTACTTTGATTACCCTGTTTTTTGCAGCATATACCATAATAAAAAGGATAAATAATATAGATGATGCAGATGCTGCTTAA
- a CDS encoding alpha/beta hydrolase gives MLNHLEGKFNTFDGIELFYTKDIVDSAKAVIVIVHGLCEHLGRYDYFTKRLNDFGYTVYRFDNRGHGRSGGERGYVENFQDFFKDADKVVDMALEENKGLPVFMFGHSMGGFIAAGYGIKYKDKLKGQILSGAAVIEPPAFKSLKKDDYFEKHPREKSPNLLAKLMCRDKDVVEGYNNDPLVLKETNIKLLGEVFIKGSRWINENIKKYEYPCLILHGEMDRLVKVEASKWMINNINSSDKSIKIYPECYHEILSEKNEKEGVIQDIYKWIEERI, from the coding sequence ATGTTAAATCATTTAGAAGGTAAATTTAATACATTTGATGGTATTGAATTATTTTATACTAAAGATATAGTAGATTCTGCAAAAGCAGTAATTGTAATAGTACATGGACTTTGTGAACACCTAGGAAGATATGATTATTTTACAAAAAGATTAAATGATTTTGGTTATACAGTTTATAGATTTGATAATAGGGGACATGGAAGATCTGGAGGAGAAAGAGGTTATGTAGAAAATTTTCAGGACTTTTTTAAGGATGCAGATAAAGTTGTAGATATGGCTTTAGAAGAAAATAAAGGGTTACCTGTATTTATGTTTGGTCATAGTATGGGAGGATTTATTGCTGCGGGTTATGGAATAAAATATAAAGATAAATTAAAGGGCCAAATATTATCAGGAGCTGCAGTTATAGAGCCGCCTGCTTTTAAAAGTTTAAAAAAAGATGACTATTTTGAAAAGCATCCAAGAGAAAAATCACCTAATCTTTTAGCTAAACTTATGTGCAGAGATAAGGATGTAGTTGAAGGCTATAATAATGACCCTCTTGTACTTAAAGAAACTAATATAAAGCTCTTAGGAGAAGTGTTTATAAAGGGCTCTAGGTGGATTAATGAGAATATTAAAAAATATGAGTATCCATGTCTCATACTTCATGGAGAAATGGATAGACTAGTTAAAGTTGAGGCTTCTAAATGGATGATTAACAATATCAATTCAAGTGATAAATCTATAAAAATATACCCTGAATGTTATCATGAAATATTAAGTGAAAAAAATGAAAAAGAAGGTGTTATACAGGATATATATAAATGGATTGAAGAAAGAATCTAA
- the recQ gene encoding DNA helicase RecQ encodes MKNIDYGIGVKSLLSSALEVLHKYYGYSDFRKDQEKVITSILNGKDTLAVMPTGGGKSICYQIPAVLFDGVTIVISPLISLMKDQVDSIRDLGIGAAYINSSISHQDILHICESLIAGNVKILYAAPERLESPEFCNIMKNINVSQVAVDEAHCVSQWGHDFRSSYTYIWRFIENLPKRPVVTAFTATATREVRKDIIDQIKLDRPAVFISGFDRENLKIGCLKIGNRLGYIIKYIKTNEEQSGIIYASTRKEVDSIYEKLKDNNISVTEYHAGLSDKERKNNQEDFVYDRVNVIVATNAFGMGIDKSNVRYVIHYNMPKNIESYYQEIGRAGRDGEKSECILMFAPQDVITQKYLIEMSIQSPKRRLNEYKKLQQMIDFVYYNGCLRKYILNYFGEHVDHEECGNCSNCVSEGEYVDKTIDCQKVLSCIYRMKREFGVNMIVDVLRGSSQKKVIQYGFDKLSTYGIMKNYSKEELSNFINTLIAHGYISLKEGEYPTVVLNPSSIKVLKGEEKVTLKEITKTKKIVLNNDLFEILRALRREIASEEAIPPYVIFPDTTLKELSSRCPTDFEQMLDISGVGQLKLKKYGERFLEAIKSYLDENKIEPQWVFKDELKSRKNKKNNKNSKPKTHEITVEMIKEHKDIKQIARDRQITLSTVISHITKYAEEKGILDLNINFGGIFTSEEEDQVLKVAKKTGISKLKPIKEELPKDISYDKIRAIILKDYVLTDKNA; translated from the coding sequence ATGAAAAATATAGATTATGGTATAGGGGTGAAATCGTTGCTTAGCAGTGCTTTGGAAGTTCTCCATAAATATTATGGATATAGTGATTTTAGAAAAGATCAAGAAAAGGTAATTACAAGTATATTAAATGGAAAAGATACTTTAGCTGTAATGCCAACTGGAGGAGGTAAGTCCATATGCTATCAAATACCTGCAGTATTATTTGATGGGGTAACAATTGTCATATCTCCTCTTATTTCACTTATGAAAGATCAGGTAGATAGTATAAGGGATTTAGGTATAGGAGCAGCTTATATAAATAGTTCTATTTCACACCAAGATATTTTACATATATGTGAAAGCTTAATTGCAGGAAATGTAAAGATTTTATATGCTGCGCCAGAAAGATTGGAATCTCCTGAATTTTGCAATATCATGAAAAATATAAATGTATCTCAAGTAGCAGTAGATGAAGCACATTGTGTCTCACAATGGGGACATGATTTTAGATCTAGCTACACATATATATGGAGGTTTATAGAAAACCTTCCTAAAAGACCAGTGGTTACAGCTTTTACAGCTACTGCTACTAGGGAAGTTAGAAAAGATATCATAGACCAAATAAAGCTGGATAGACCAGCGGTTTTTATATCTGGCTTTGATAGAGAAAACTTAAAAATTGGATGCTTGAAAATTGGAAATAGACTAGGGTATATAATAAAATACATAAAAACTAATGAAGAACAATCTGGTATAATATATGCATCTACTAGAAAAGAAGTAGATAGCATATATGAAAAGCTTAAAGACAACAACATATCTGTTACTGAATATCATGCAGGTCTTTCTGATAAGGAGAGAAAAAATAATCAAGAGGATTTCGTATATGATAGGGTAAATGTAATAGTTGCAACCAATGCCTTCGGAATGGGTATTGATAAATCAAATGTACGATACGTGATACATTACAATATGCCTAAGAATATAGAAAGTTACTATCAGGAAATAGGTAGGGCAGGTCGTGATGGGGAGAAGAGTGAATGTATTTTAATGTTTGCTCCCCAGGATGTTATCACTCAAAAATATCTAATTGAAATGAGTATTCAATCTCCTAAAAGAAGATTAAATGAATATAAAAAGCTCCAGCAAATGATAGATTTTGTTTACTATAATGGATGTTTGCGAAAATATATATTGAATTATTTCGGAGAACATGTGGATCATGAGGAATGTGGAAATTGCAGTAATTGCGTAAGCGAAGGAGAGTATGTAGATAAAACTATAGATTGCCAAAAAGTACTTTCTTGTATATATAGAATGAAAAGAGAATTTGGAGTAAACATGATAGTAGATGTACTTAGGGGCTCTTCTCAAAAAAAAGTAATCCAATATGGATTTGACAAATTGTCCACTTATGGCATAATGAAAAATTATTCAAAGGAAGAACTTTCAAATTTTATAAATACTCTTATAGCTCATGGGTATATTTCATTAAAAGAAGGTGAATACCCTACAGTAGTACTCAATCCAAGTTCTATAAAGGTTTTAAAAGGAGAAGAAAAGGTAACATTAAAAGAAATTACTAAGACCAAAAAGATAGTTTTAAATAATGATTTGTTTGAAATTTTAAGGGCTTTGAGAAGAGAGATAGCAAGTGAGGAAGCTATACCTCCTTATGTGATATTCCCAGATACTACATTAAAGGAACTTAGCAGTAGATGTCCTACAGATTTTGAGCAGATGTTAGATATATCTGGAGTAGGTCAATTGAAATTAAAAAAATATGGTGAAAGATTTTTAGAAGCTATAAAAAGTTATTTGGATGAAAATAAGATAGAACCGCAGTGGGTATTCAAGGACGAGTTAAAAAGCAGGAAAAATAAGAAAAATAATAAGAATTCAAAACCAAAAACGCATGAAATAACGGTAGAGATGATTAAAGAGCATAAAGACATTAAGCAGATAGCAAGGGATAGGCAGATTACATTATCTACGGTAATTTCACATATAACAAAGTATGCAGAAGAAAAAGGTATTTTGGATTTAAATATAAATTTTGGTGGAATATTTACAAGTGAAGAAGAGGACCAAGTTTTAAAAGTTGCAAAAAAAACAGGAATATCAAAATTAAAACCTATAAAGGAGGAACTTCCTAAAGATATAAGTTATGATAAGATAAGA